The Oceanibaculum nanhaiense genome includes the window ACCGATGGCGGCGGCAGCGTCTCGCTGTCCGGACTGAAGGGCAAGAAGGTGGTGCTGTATTTCTACCCGAAGGACGACACGCCCGGCTGCACCAAGGAGGCCTGCGCCTTCCGCGATGCCCTGCCCGACTTTTCCGGGGTCGATGCGGTGGTGATCGGCGTCTCGCGCGATCCGGTGGCCAAGCACGACAAGTTCAAGGCGAAGTACGAGCTGAACTTCCCCATCGCCTCCGACGAGGACGGCAAGGCCTCGGACGCCTATGGCACCTGGGTCGAGAAGAGCATGTACGGCAAGAAATATATGGGCATGGAGCGCGCCACCTTCGTCATCGACGGCCAGGGCATCGTGCGCAATGTCTGGCGCAAGGTGAAGGTCGATGGCCATGCCGACGAGGTGCTGAAGGCCGTGCAGGCGATCTGACGCCGAAGGAGGTTCCGATGGCGTGGGTTGCCCTGTTCTTCGCCGGACTGTTCGAGATTGGCTGGGCCGTCGGGCTGAAATACACCGAGGGCTTCAGCCGGCTGTGGCCGTCGCTCGGCACCATCGCGGCGATGGCGGCCAGCTTCTTCCTGCTGGCCTTCGCGCTGAAGAGCCTGCCGCTGGGCACCGCCTACGCGATCTGGACCGGCATCGGCACGGTGGGCACGGTGGTGCTCGGCATCTTCCTGTTCAATGAGGCCGCCGATGTCATCCGCATCGGCTGCATCGCCATGATCG containing:
- the sugE gene encoding quaternary ammonium compound efflux SMR transporter SugE produces the protein MAWVALFFAGLFEIGWAVGLKYTEGFSRLWPSLGTIAAMAASFFLLAFALKSLPLGTAYAIWTGIGTVGTVVLGIFLFNEAADVIRIGCIAMIVAGIVGLKLITPA
- the bcp gene encoding thioredoxin-dependent thiol peroxidase, with the protein product MTVTVGDKAPDFSMPTDGGGSVSLSGLKGKKVVLYFYPKDDTPGCTKEACAFRDALPDFSGVDAVVIGVSRDPVAKHDKFKAKYELNFPIASDEDGKASDAYGTWVEKSMYGKKYMGMERATFVIDGQGIVRNVWRKVKVDGHADEVLKAVQAI